The proteins below come from a single Asterias rubens chromosome 9, eAstRub1.3, whole genome shotgun sequence genomic window:
- the LOC117294475 gene encoding cytosolic purine 5'-nucleotidase-like isoform X2 produces MSSQNSLTLSMLGAESPMGSQNHHKKYRRQTHKRVFVNRSLNMEKIKFFGFDMDYTLAMYKSPQYEQLGFDLVVERLVSIGYPQELYSFVYDPCFPIRGLFFDKVYGNLLKMDPYGNILVAVHGFRFLHSSEILKLYPNKFIALKSTEDRLYILNTLFNLPETYLLACLVNYFSTSEEYLETDTLTGVKKGDLLLSWESIFEDIRSAVDWVHMKGTLKDKTVENIEEYVIKDPRLPTLLQRMRDHGRKVFLVTNSGYSYTEKIMTYLFDFPHGPSPSTPHKQWYEYFDVCIVDAKKPQFFSNGTILRQVDLDTGALRIGSHIGPFQKGQVYSGGSCDVFCDLIGAKGNDVLYMGDHIFGDILKSKKLRGWRTFLVIPEIAQELTVWTEKRTLFEKLEDLDSALADQYKNLDSSTEMVPDISKVRKAIQQVTHEMDMCHGKLGSLFRSGSRQTFFASQVLRFADLYSSTFLNLMHYPFSYLFRAPHQLMPHESTVDHYDPHPMFEEDHKCMTMMSPALSRKRTLSNQISGTHNSPHQKSLLAIAPDPVELTHGHDEDE; encoded by the exons ATGAGCTCTCAAAACAGCTTGACTTTGAGCATGTTGGGCGCGGAATCACCCATGGGATCTCAGAATCATCATAAGAAATATCGTCGCCAGACCCACAAGAGAGTCTTTGTCAACCGCAGCCTCAATATGGAGAAGATCAAGTTCTTTGGCTTTGATATGGATTATACGCTAGCAA tgtacAAGTCACCGCAATATGAACAGCTTGGTTTTGACCTGGTGGTGGAAAGACTGGTCTCCATTGGCTACCCTCAG GAATTATACAGCTTTGTTTACGACCCTTGCTTCCCAATCAGAGGTCTTTTCTTTGACAAGGTGTACGGCAATTTACTCAAG ATGGACCCCTATGGTAACATCCTAGTAGCCGTTCATGGCTTCCGATTCCTCCACTCCAGCGAGATCCTCAAGCTGTATCCAAATAAGTTTATTGCACTGAAGAGCACAGAGGACAGACTCTACATCCTTAACACACTCTTCAATCTCCCTG AAACCTACCTGTTGGCATGCCTCGTCAATTATTTCAGTACATCAGAAGAGTACCTAGAAACAGACACGCTGACGGGAGTCAAGAAAGGTGACCTACTTCTGTCGTGGGAGAGTATCTTTGAAGACATTCGGAGTGCAGTAGATTGGGTTCATATGAAG GGCACGTTGAAAGACAAGACGGTAGAGAACATTGAAGAGTATGTGATTAAAGATCCAAGACTACCAACTCTACTTCAAAG AATGAGGGACCATGGACGTAAAGTCTTCCTTGTGACAAACAGCGGGTACAGCTACACAGAG AAAATCATGACCTACCTCTTTGACTTTCCGCACGGTCCATCG CCTTCAACTCCTCACAAGCAGTGGTACGAGTACTTTGATGTGTGCATTGTGGATGCCAAGAAACCTCAGTTCTTCAGTAATGGCACAATTCTTAGACAGGTTGATCTG GATACAGGAGCCCTCAGGATAGGCAGCCACATAGGTCCCTTCCAGAAGGGTCAAGTCTACTCGGGCGGCTCATGCGACGTCTTCTGTGATCTCATTGGTGCTAAGGGGAATGATGTTCTGTACATGGGAGACCACATCTTTGGTGACATCCTTAAGTCTAAGAAACTGCGAGGGTGGCGGACATTCCTGGTGATTCCGGAGATTGCACAAGAGCTGACAGTGTGGACAGAAAAAAGAA CATTGTTTGAGAAACTTGAGGATTTGGACTCTGCATTAGCAGACCAATACAA GAATTTAGACAGCAGCACAGAGATGGTACCAGACATCAGTAAAGTCCGTAAAGCAATTCAG CAAGTGACCCACGAGATGGACATGTGCCACGGGAAGCTTGGAAGCCTCTTCCGAAGTG GTTCTCGTCAGACCTTCTTCGCCAGTCAGGTCCTTCGCTTCGCTGATCTGTACTCCTCAACATTCCTCAACCTCATGCATTACCCATTTAGCTACCTCTTCAGAGCTCCTCATCAATTG atgcctcacgAATCAACAGTCGACCATTACGACCCCCACCCTATGTTTGAAGAAGACCACAAGTGTATGACAATGATGTCGCCGGCTTTGAGCCGAAAGCGAACTTTGAGCAATCAGATCTCCGGTACCCACAACAGCCCACACCAGAAGAGCCTCCTGGCCATAGCCCCAGACCCAGTGGAGCTGACCCATGGACATGATGAAGATGAGTAA
- the LOC117294475 gene encoding cytosolic purine 5'-nucleotidase-like isoform X1 encodes MSSQNSLTLSMLGAESPMGSQNHHKKYRRQTHKRVFVNRSLNMEKIKFFGFDMDYTLAMYKSPQYEQLGFDLVVERLVSIGYPQELYSFVYDPCFPIRGLFFDKVYGNLLKMDPYGNILVAVHGFRFLHSSEILKLYPNKFIALKSTEDRLYILNTLFNLPETYLLACLVNYFSTSEEYLETDTLTGVKKGDLLLSWESIFEDIRSAVDWVHMKGTLKDKTVENIEEYVIKDPRLPTLLQRMRDHGRKVFLVTNSGYSYTEKIMTYLFDFPHGPSGSPGPSSAPSTPHKQWYEYFDVCIVDAKKPQFFSNGTILRQVDLDTGALRIGSHIGPFQKGQVYSGGSCDVFCDLIGAKGNDVLYMGDHIFGDILKSKKLRGWRTFLVIPEIAQELTVWTEKRTLFEKLEDLDSALADQYKNLDSSTEMVPDISKVRKAIQQVTHEMDMCHGKLGSLFRSGSRQTFFASQVLRFADLYSSTFLNLMHYPFSYLFRAPHQLMPHESTVDHYDPHPMFEEDHKCMTMMSPALSRKRTLSNQISGTHNSPHQKSLLAIAPDPVELTHGHDEDE; translated from the exons ATGAGCTCTCAAAACAGCTTGACTTTGAGCATGTTGGGCGCGGAATCACCCATGGGATCTCAGAATCATCATAAGAAATATCGTCGCCAGACCCACAAGAGAGTCTTTGTCAACCGCAGCCTCAATATGGAGAAGATCAAGTTCTTTGGCTTTGATATGGATTATACGCTAGCAA tgtacAAGTCACCGCAATATGAACAGCTTGGTTTTGACCTGGTGGTGGAAAGACTGGTCTCCATTGGCTACCCTCAG GAATTATACAGCTTTGTTTACGACCCTTGCTTCCCAATCAGAGGTCTTTTCTTTGACAAGGTGTACGGCAATTTACTCAAG ATGGACCCCTATGGTAACATCCTAGTAGCCGTTCATGGCTTCCGATTCCTCCACTCCAGCGAGATCCTCAAGCTGTATCCAAATAAGTTTATTGCACTGAAGAGCACAGAGGACAGACTCTACATCCTTAACACACTCTTCAATCTCCCTG AAACCTACCTGTTGGCATGCCTCGTCAATTATTTCAGTACATCAGAAGAGTACCTAGAAACAGACACGCTGACGGGAGTCAAGAAAGGTGACCTACTTCTGTCGTGGGAGAGTATCTTTGAAGACATTCGGAGTGCAGTAGATTGGGTTCATATGAAG GGCACGTTGAAAGACAAGACGGTAGAGAACATTGAAGAGTATGTGATTAAAGATCCAAGACTACCAACTCTACTTCAAAG AATGAGGGACCATGGACGTAAAGTCTTCCTTGTGACAAACAGCGGGTACAGCTACACAGAG AAAATCATGACCTACCTCTTTGACTTTCCGCACGGTCCATCG GGTTCGCCTGGCCCTTCCAGTGCG CCTTCAACTCCTCACAAGCAGTGGTACGAGTACTTTGATGTGTGCATTGTGGATGCCAAGAAACCTCAGTTCTTCAGTAATGGCACAATTCTTAGACAGGTTGATCTG GATACAGGAGCCCTCAGGATAGGCAGCCACATAGGTCCCTTCCAGAAGGGTCAAGTCTACTCGGGCGGCTCATGCGACGTCTTCTGTGATCTCATTGGTGCTAAGGGGAATGATGTTCTGTACATGGGAGACCACATCTTTGGTGACATCCTTAAGTCTAAGAAACTGCGAGGGTGGCGGACATTCCTGGTGATTCCGGAGATTGCACAAGAGCTGACAGTGTGGACAGAAAAAAGAA CATTGTTTGAGAAACTTGAGGATTTGGACTCTGCATTAGCAGACCAATACAA GAATTTAGACAGCAGCACAGAGATGGTACCAGACATCAGTAAAGTCCGTAAAGCAATTCAG CAAGTGACCCACGAGATGGACATGTGCCACGGGAAGCTTGGAAGCCTCTTCCGAAGTG GTTCTCGTCAGACCTTCTTCGCCAGTCAGGTCCTTCGCTTCGCTGATCTGTACTCCTCAACATTCCTCAACCTCATGCATTACCCATTTAGCTACCTCTTCAGAGCTCCTCATCAATTG atgcctcacgAATCAACAGTCGACCATTACGACCCCCACCCTATGTTTGAAGAAGACCACAAGTGTATGACAATGATGTCGCCGGCTTTGAGCCGAAAGCGAACTTTGAGCAATCAGATCTCCGGTACCCACAACAGCCCACACCAGAAGAGCCTCCTGGCCATAGCCCCAGACCCAGTGGAGCTGACCCATGGACATGATGAAGATGAGTAA